Proteins encoded by one window of Lycium barbarum isolate Lr01 chromosome 11, ASM1917538v2, whole genome shotgun sequence:
- the LOC132617718 gene encoding auxin-responsive protein SAUR76: MKKMNLLLKKCKTLSRQLGRSSSYSSLRSKSTREDFWNVESPDNKEDYETILVGNSRRRYVIKSKYLSHPLLNALIEKSKQKHGEKDHLSVKCEVVLFDHLLWLLENADPNNLNSDSLEELADLYVV; encoded by the coding sequence atgaagaagatgaaTCTGTTACTGAAGAAGTGCAAGACTTTGTCAAGGCAACTAGGAAGAAGCTCATCTTATAGTAGTTTAAGGTCAAAGTCTACAAGAGAAGATTTTTGGAATGTGGAATCTCCAGATAATAAAGAGGATTATGAGACTATTCTTGTTGGCAACTCAAGAAGGAGATATGTGATAAAATCCAAATATTTGAGCCATCCACTATTGAATGCTCTAATAGAGAAATCAAAGCAGAAACATGGGGAGAAAGATCATCTTTCAGTTAAGTGTGAAGTTGTGCTTTTTGATCATCTTCTCTGGTTGCTTGAAAATGCTGACCCCAACAACCTGAATTCTGATTCTTTGGAGGAATTGGCTGATCTATATGTTGTTTAA